From Musa acuminata AAA Group cultivar baxijiao chromosome BXJ3-8, Cavendish_Baxijiao_AAA, whole genome shotgun sequence, one genomic window encodes:
- the LOC135645210 gene encoding protein PHOSPHATE-INDUCED 1-like: MASIHQPKESTTFLLFLLLLSFTDLCIASRKLSSLYQPPPTILTYHRGALLEGNIPISVLWYGKFSPSQRSIITDFLLSLTPPHRPTTFAIITPTVSKWWRTVDYYVQKAGKRKTHVLLTNQVLDEGYSMGRLLRRSDVSELARRLGVMAGGVALVLTAADVAVEGFCSAACGMHGSVAAGSARSAYIWVGDSVSQCPGQCAWPFHKPAYGQQGQPLGAPNGDVGLDGMVINLATLLTGSVTNPYGGGYFQGDRDAPVEVAAGCPGVYGEGAYPGYAGKLRVDVKTKASYNVEGEKGRKYLVPALLDPISNSCLPMV; the protein is encoded by the coding sequence ATGGCTTCCATCCATCAACCCAAAGAATCGACCACattccttctctttcttctccttctgAGCTTTACAGACCTATGTATTGCCTCAAGGAAGCTATCCTCTCTCTACCAACCTCCCCCTACCATCCTCACCTACCACAGAGGAGCCTTGTTGGAGGGAAACATCCCAATCTCCGTCCTGTGGTATGGGAAATTCTCACCATCACAGAGATCAATTATCACCGACTTCCTCCTCTCCCTGACTCCCCCACACCGCCCCACCACCTTCGCCATCATAACACCCACTGTCTCCAAATGGTGGAGAACAGTCGACTACTACGTCCAAAAGGCCGGGAAGAGGAAGACCCATGTGTTGCTCACCAACCAAGTGTTAGACGAGGGGTACTCCATGGGTAGGCTTCTGAGGAGGTCCGACGTCTCGGAGCTGGCGCGCAGACTGGGCGTCATGGCGGGCGGGGTCGCCCTCGTGCTCACGGCCGCGGACGTGGCCGTGGAGGGGTTCTGCTCCGCTGCCTGCGGGATGCACGGATCCGTCGCCGCGGGCTCTGCTCGGTCCGCGTACATATGGGTGGGCGACTCCGTGAGCCAGTGCCCGGGACAGTGCGCGTGGCCGTTCCACAAGCCAGCCTACGGGCAGCAGGGACAGCCCCTCGGCGCGCCTAACGGAGACGTGGGGCTCGACGGCATGGTGATCAACTTGGCGACGCTGTTGACCGGCTCCGTCACGAACCCGTACGGCGGCGGATACTTCCAGGGCGATCGGGACGCGCCGGTGGAGGTGGCTGCTGGGTGCCCAGGCGTCTATGGCGAGGGCGCATACCCTGGCTATGCTGGGAAACTGAGGGTGGACGTGAAGACGAAGGCGAGCTATAACGTGGAAGGAGAGAAGGGGAGGAAGTATTTGGTGCCGGCTTTGTTGGACCCGATTAGCAACTCTTGTTTGCCTATGGTTTGA